Part of the Nicotiana tabacum cultivar K326 chromosome 20, ASM71507v2, whole genome shotgun sequence genome, GGAGCAACGCCAACCGCAACCTCTCAATATGGAGATCCTCCGTCTCGCCGGTAATGTCTGGGTGCAAAAACGCCATATGATCTCTGATGCCTGACAAAGCAACGCGAATGCCCCCTCTCTGTACATCGTCACCCTAAGGTCTATAACCAGTAAACTGCCCCATCATATCCAAATATTGTCCACGCGTCATGGATCTAATGTACTGGGGCAGTGCCCGTCCATCTATGCGCAGCCcgtacaaaacctgaacatctTCCAGCGTGATAGTGGCCTCTCCAGTGGGCAAGTAAAAAGTATGCGTCTCCGGTATCCACCGCTCTACCAAGGCCGTAATGAGAGACCAATCAAGCTGCATCCGCCCAATCCGAAAAATCGTATAGAAGCCCGTAGCCTGTAGGCGCGCGACTATGCGGGCATGGAAAGGATGCTGCGCCATGAACTCCCACAAATCGTCAGGTCTCCTGGCGCGGAGAGGCTCATCCGATAGCTGTCCCTCCCATACAAAGGAGGACCTATGGTCGCCCTGCAACACTAATAGCTGATCCTCGGCAGGTCCAGGATGCGCAGGCGGAAtgtccatgtcgtctactataatttaaagaaaattaattgtgtgtgttagtttaataaattaaataattatttttaatattggattaagtaattatctatgggttccgaTCTCGatttttgaggcccggtagcaccaagttatccttaattattatgcgtgtcaatttcaacatttttagaattttgttagtttaataaattaaattaaaattcctTGAATTGGatttaataattatgtatgggttccaggctcgatatttgagaccTGGTAGCACCAacctatccttaattattatgcgtgtcaattttaatatttttagaattttgttagcttaataaattaaataattaattatttttaatattggacttaataattatgtatgagttccaggctcgatatttgaggcccggtagcaccaagttatccttaattattatgcgtgtcaatttcagtTACCGATGgaattttgttagcttaataaattaaataattaattatttttaatattggacttaataattatgtatgggttccaggctcgatatttgagaccCGGTAGCACAAAGCTAtctttaattattatgtgtgtcaattttaatatttttagaattttgttagcttaataaattaaataattaattatttttaatattggactgaataattatgtatgggttcccggctcgatatttgaggcccggtagcaccaagttatccttaattattatgcgtgtcaatttcaaatACCGatggaattttgttagtttaaggaattaaattaaaaattattgaattggactgaataattatgtatggattccaggctcgatatttgaggcccggtagcaccaagctatccttaattattatgtgtgtcaatttcaacatttttagaattttgttagcttaataaattaaataattaattatttttaatattggactgaataattatgtatgggttcctggctcgatatttgaggcccggtagcaccaagttatccttaattattatgtgtgtcaatttcaattttttagaattttgttagtttaataaattaaattaaaattccttgaattggactgaataattatgtatgggttccaggctcgatatttgaggcccggtagcaccaagctatccttaattattatgcatgtcaatttcaatatttttagaattttgttagcttaataaattaaataattaattattatgtatgggttccaggttcgatatttgatttaatttgacaacatatattaattttttacttttgtaagtttatttttataaattaaataattaattttttactacgctaaaaggctatacattttactacgctaaaaggctctatattttactacgctaaaagactctatattttactacgctaaaagatcactgttacatataaaaacaacaaacataacatacaaatatgaacaacaaactaaataaataatatttatttattatttaagcaaataaaaacataacattaacatttaaaattatttgtcaaattttaacaattttttgtcccaaaactaataaatcaatccgggtataaataagatacaaatttaaacacaaacataacacaaattaacatggAAACATATTCAACAACGGAAATATGCATgtactatacgagtttcgacataaacaaaatcgaaatacctcgatttaagttttTTAAAATTGAGTCAAATCGAAATTTTGCACCTGAATGAAGGAATTCAAAGCTTGTCTTGTATGCGGGACCTACACTCTTTGCTTTTTGGGTGACGGGTGGggcccaatttttttttaaatttgaccGAGGGGGGAGGGGGGACCAGCAGTGGAGCAGGGGTGTTCTTTTTTAATGGTGATGATTCTGTCGTTGTCTTTGGGAAGAAGagctttctattttttttagagTAAAATAtagtataatactgcattttcCTTAAACGCAGTATTGTATTGCGTTTCCCTTTAATTAAATATAGCCGGGCCCAATATTAATAGgaaaatgcagtattatactgcgtttttcttaaaaaaattaattttttaataatacgcagtataatactgcgttttactttaacggctAACTTTTCGTTAAAGTAAAATGTAGTATTATACTGTATTTtagttatttatgtaattttttttagtAGTAAAAACGTATTTTTTTTTTGCCTAAAAAGGCATTAGAGAATGCATTCCGAGTCAATAACCGCCACGTACCTGAAATCTTCAACGGTCGTACCGTTACATTGCGCCGATGCGCACATTAGTACTATCAAAATGTCATCGTTCTTTACCAAGTCCTCCTATAGTTTGTTCAACTCCCTAGACTCAAAAATAGAAATAcgacaaaaataagaaaaatgaactaCACAATCCCATATTACCAAACGCTCCCTTTAGCACGTGTAAACCCAACATATTAAACCTTCTTCACAGTCAATTCACACAGTCTTTCACGCGCCAATTCCTCGTTGTATGCATAAAATTAAAAAACTAAacataaaacaaaataatttaatattctcttttttttttttcttttttccaaaaatattctCTTCTTCAACGCGGTTAAAGAAATGGAAAAAACTTGGTTGAGAAGCAGAAGAAGAAAAGGTTGAATTTATGAAAAATTCAATCGTTGGAAAACTCGTCTTCTTCAACTTCGTTCAACTTAATTCATAATTTATCAAGTTAATCAAAAAACAAAtacataaaagaagaagaagaagacgagaaGTAGAATTGCTCCGGCCGGCGACGTAGGTCCGGCGAAATCAAAGGAATATCCTCCGGCGACGGCGTAGTTCCGTTGAGATCAAAGGAATTTGTAGAAGAAAATATTCCGTTCGGGAGAAGAATATTTGGTCCGCGAGATCAGAGGAATTATGGCGGGGGGATGGAGAGGATCTGGATCGGCGGATGGAACAGCGGCGATGAGGAACAGAATCGCATCTTCTAAGAACATTCGTTTGGGTAAAGTACAGCCACAAGCGCCTGGTCATCGAACCGTCTTTTGTAATGATCGTGATGCCAATGCTCTCACCAAATTCAAGGTTTTTTCCTCTTTTCATTCTTAATTATTGTGTATATGTTATTTCCTCTGTAAAagtcttaatttttttttgttaattatcaCCAAATGCATTGGTTTAGAATGGTAAATGTGGGTTCAGGGATTGGTTGATGTGTAAGGACTTGAAATAGTTTGAGTTTACTGGCTGGGGTTTTAATAAAAAGGTAGCCTGGACCCTGGTGCATTAAGCTTCCGCTATCCATGGGTCCTGGGAAGGATGGGAATTTAATGAAAAGGTAGCCTGGACTGGAccatattatttttgttgcatGACCCTGACATCCTGGTCACGCAGTGACTAACTCTTACTATTGTGCTAAGGCTCCCTTTCAGTTACTGGAAAATGATGGATAGGTTAAATGCTATTTGGAATGGCTAGTTGGTGCCAAAACTCTCTCTTCAAGGGTCACTTAAATCGTTTATTAAGGAAGATTCCAAATGTTAGCTGTCTAGTGCTGTGCATATACAACCATGTTCCTTACAAGTGTTAAATTGCACCTAAAAATGATGTGGTgaattcccttttctttttcaggGAAATTCTGTGTCGACcacaaagtatgacatcataacATTCTTGCCAAAGGGGTTATTTGAACAGGTAAATTGTTTTATCTCCTATGTTACGTCTTCTACTATCGCTTTCGCTCATTTAAGCAGTCCGTATCTCTACCAAGCTTTAACTGTAAGTTTAGTTCGAAAGTTGGAAACGTCCGAGTTACACAAAATTTAGTTAAATCAGCTATACATGAGCTTATTATACAGGATGTTTAATACAGAGGTCCATGATCCTGCAATAACCTCATAGAAGGACCTCGTTCTAAATCATGTATGCCATGTTGAAACCTATTAACATAGAATGTAGAGGGAGAAGTTTCTTGAGTAACTGGTAAAGATTTTTAAGTAGGTTCGTTCATGCAATATGATACTGGTCAAGAAAAAAGCTCATGAAAACTATAAGATATAGTCCCGCCGTATCTATATGAGAAAAGAAAAGTAATAAGAAATGTTCTGTTTCCCTTATATGAAAATTTTCTACTTATTTTTTTCAAGGGCATCAGACCAATCTAAAGGCACCAAGAGTTGAGTCATGTGCCTCCGCGATGTCCTAATTCATGCGTTTCAGGAATTAAGAATACTAGGCACTTTGTTCAATGTACttcaaaacaaaatttgattaACATTTTGAGAAATTCAGAATATTAGCATATTGGAATTTTTGTTGATAAGTAGGGTAAAGTTTTATATAAGCACCAACATCAAGAGTATGATGTCATGTACAACAGTAGATCAAAAGAAGACCCTACAAGTTGTGCAAAGAACTAATAAGGTCAATCATGGCCTCAACATCGTGAGTATCATGTACATTTGCCAATGTTACTCCAAAAAGTAAGCAGAGAAATACTATGAATTTAAGACTAGCTACATTCTCCTTTTCCTCTTCAAAAATTTTGGAGTTTCTTTCTCTCCAGATGACCCACCAAGTGAAGATTTGAACTTTGTAAGAAGCAGAACTTCGCCAAATCTTTTTCCAAGGCCAAATTGATATTGCATTCTATGAATTGAGCAAAAGGGTGTAGCATGACTTGACTGAAAAGTACCATCTTTCCTGCCTTTCCAATAGATGTAGTCTTTCTTGTCTGCTCTTGTAGATTAGCAAGTTGGAAATTTAGAATGTTGGAAGCATCTTTTAAATGTAAATTAGTTATTACATAACCGTAAATATGGATAAAGTTCCCAATCCAGCTGTATTATTCAATACTTGTCTTTTTATAATCTTTATCTTATCTCTTCACCCTTCTTTTTATAATGACAGTTCAGGCGGGTGGCTAATCTGTATTTCCTTATGATCTCAATTTTGTCGTGCACTCCGGTCAGGTATGTCAATTTGTCTCTTCAGTATGTATTATGTGGCTTAACTTATCCTCTCTCTTTGTCTCCCCAAACACCAAAAAGATAGAAGTGGGGATGTGCTCGTGAGAATAAGTGAGATTACTTTATTGTGAGAATTGGGCCTGGAAGAAgagattttttctttattttgatcaTCTGGTGACTAAAATCTTCTTGCAACTGTTTTAAGAAGTGAATCAGTACATTGTATTAGCTGAGCTATGTTTCCTGCGTATTTTTGCCTGAAAATAATGCTTTAATGCAGTCCTGTAAGTCCAATAACGAATGTGCTTCCTTTGAGCTTGGTGCTTCTCGTCTCTCTTATTAAGGAGGCTTGGGAGGATTGGGTGAGTACTGGTTGTCCATTTCCTTCTCATAGTTTTGATTCATAAAATGCCATTTTTTCATGACGTTCTTAAGATAGATTATCCTTTTTCCCTTTTGCATCTGACCTATTTGCTTACGTTTGCTTTTCTTGTTCCTTTGATATTATTACAGAAGCGATTTCAGAATGACTTGTCAATTAACAATTCTTCTATAGACGTGTTGCAAGATCAAAATTGGGTTTCTGTACCTTGGAAGAAGCTGCAGGTTGGAGACATTGTGAGAGTAAGTGTAAACGTACAAAGAAGTCATTGCagttttgtactctcttttgttttttatCCAACTAGCTATGCAGCTTTCTCGCTCCAGCTCTTTTGTTTTTGACGTTCATTATCGACTTTTGTTTTGTCTGATTTGTGACATAGGAATTATCTTAGCTTGTTTGAAGGTTATTTTCTGCTAGTTTGTTATATTAATGGATATTTCACATGGATGTGTGTCTGTTGATTATTTTTAAGTACGTAATCTGCATGGGTACATTCACATTTCAGAAGGATTCTTTTCTACTTTGAATTGATCCATATATACCAGCATCCTAGTTGACTGACATGTTTGAACTAGGGTAACCAAGGTAAATGGAAGATGGTATCAGTGTAAAAGAAGTGGAACACATACTTTAATtgcttgtcactttgttgataaATGCTCTATTGTTTCCAACATATTTCTTTTTCCAACACTAACCTGTTCCTCTTTGATCTTATAGTTTCAAAAGAGATTTTATTCTGATCATAGAATCTGGAATGACATCCAACTATTTAATGTCTAAGTCACAAGAACATTTAGCCAATCAACTTTTCTTTAGTTAAATGCTTTAGTATGGGTAGGAGAGAGGATGTATACCAGCGAGGCAACAACCTTCTACTTGCATTTCTGCAAAGTGGCTGTTTCCACTTCTCAAACCCTTGAACTACTGGTCATCAAAGGAGAAAGTCTATATTGCGCCAAAGCTGTCGTGGATATGCTTCTTTTTGCATATATATGAGTTAGAATCTGCTTTTGATGGTGTCAGAGCTGGATGTCTGGTCGTGACACCAGTTAGTCACATGGCCGTTTAAATTCTGGCTTTGAGTGAGCTATGTGAATGGCTAACTACTAAAATATTTGAATTCATGTTACCATACATTTTCCTCTTGGTGGATTCTCGTGCATTGCGGAAGATGGTGAATAATTGGTACTGACATCCTCTTAGTTGCTCTTGAGAAAGACACTAGATTACTTAATTACCTGCCCCTTAACTGCACCATCTCTATTCCGCCCTTGCTTGGAGCAATGCCATGTTGAAGACCATCCATTCGCTATTTAGTGAGCTCTAAAACAACATTAATGAAATAGAGGTAGACTTACCTAATCATAAATCAAAGACTCTGTCTACTCACTATATTAAATTGGTAACACACCTCTCATGAAAGTTGTTTTACACATCATTAAACAAGATATTAGATAAATACAGGGATACTTCTATTATTGAAGTACAGGTAAGCTCTAGTAGCTGAGAACTTTGGATCTAAGCTCTAAGACTTATAAAAGTTAAGTCCTTATTTTATGTGGGGTTGAATCTAAAGAGTTATAAACAGCCACCAATCTGCTTGTCTAGCTCAGTCTGTGGGCTCCCACCTTGGGGATGACTATCTGGCCATCATTCAAATTTGGTAGACCTACTAGGATAATTATGGAGAATCTTCAAATGGAAAATACACTGTGTTCCTTCTCCCACAAAAAAAAGTTAAGGAATTCAAATTTGTTGCTTCTCAAAATAGTTGCAGTACTTCAAAAGAAATTTGTTTGTGAACTTTTGACAAAAACTAGGAAATGCTCTTTATTTCAGTGAAGAATTTAAGGTGGTATAAGTTGGTTATTCTTGTGCAGGTTAAGCAGGACCAGTTCTTTCCAGCAGATCTTCTTTTTCTTGCCAGCACAAACCCTGATGGGGTCTGCTACACTGAGGTTGTACTTGGTCTGCATCAAAAtgatcttttttcttttaatttccttTTGAGAAAAAACTAGCTTGGTCTAGTTTATTTCGAAAGGAATATTCTTATATACCATAAATGAATGCATTGGTCTCTTATCTCTACCGtccttctctcttgatttcttCATGAATTACTGCAGACAGCAAATTTGGATGGTGAAACTAATTTAAAGATCAGAAAAGCACTAGAGAAAACCTGGGATTATGTGACTCCCGATAAAGTCTCTGAATTTAAAGGTTGGTCCTCTGTGCTGCTAGTTCAGTCTAGTCTCTGCATGATTATGCATGTATGTGGATTTTCTGATGTCCAAATGTCATCATCTTAAATTTGAGTAGGCATGCAGAATTTTCTCCATCTAGCTTTCTCCTCTTTGCTGCTTCCTAAGCATCAGATTAGGTAAAATCAACCACAAGTTAACCATCAGAATTGGGGAAACATGCTTTTGATGTTCTCTTGATTACGGTGCACTTTAACACCAATAGTCATGGTTTAATTTTATATACTTAGCATGTAAGTTCAGGAGGTCATACATTGTTGATACTTATTTTCTGACCTTGGCGTTAGAAGCAGATGTGGAGTAATTGTTAATGTGGCGTCCACATAATGAAAACAAAGATTCATGTATAAATATAAGTTACTGCGAACGAACAGCTTAAAACATTTTAGATTGTTACCATTGAGTATCTATGATCTCCTGCGGATGCTTTTAACAGAAATGCTATTGCTATATCATTTATATCACATCATGATGATTTTGTTACGTCTTTAGTGAAATCTTGATTATTTGATTCTAATGCAACCCTGAATATTCCTTTGTAGGATGATGTGTTTGATGTTTCCTTGTATGTTTCGTCTTTCCAGGAGAAGTACAGTGTGAGCAACCTAATAACTCATTATACACTTTCGCTGGCAATCTGATAATTCAAAAACAAACCTTGCCACTCGGTCCAAATCAACTTCTATTAAGGGTACTTAGTCTTTTCCCGTgtgttttttcttcatcttttgtttgtttgtttgtctgtttctctctctctctctctgtgtgtgtgGTTCATACAATATTATGTAGATGGGCAAAGGGCAGCCCggtacactaagctcccgctatgcgcggggtccggagaagggccggaccacaagagtctatagtacgcaaccttaccctgtatttctgcaagaggctgtttccacggcttgaacccgtgaccgcctggtcacatggcaacaactttaccagtagATGGAAAACAGGAGAAGTTATGGTTTATTGACTCTTATTGTTGGTTCATGTTAATATAACCTGAGTCCTTCTCTTTTCCATTTTGTGCATTAAACTTGGAGTTTCTCTGCATTTGCTATCCTTCTTCTCTGATGCGGAGAAAGTATACTTGTTAATTATGAGTTGCATTTTCCTTCTTGATATTACCTCTATTTTGTACAGGGCTGCAGCCTGAGAAACACACAGTACATTGTTGGGGCTGTCATTTTTTCAGGGCATGAAACAAAGGTACCAATTTTTTATTTAAGTTATAAGCTaccacacacacatacacaggCTATCTATCTTTGTCTCTCCTCCTGTCCCTCTTTTTTTTTGGGTGTGGGGTGTGGGGGTGGGGGGCACGAGTTAATTTTGCTGGGcatctttcaaaaataatttaaagaagtAGGTTACTCATGCCATTAACTAGTTCAGTAACAACTATTTCTTTTATTCTATTCATGGATATTTTTGTCTAAAGATTTAGGAACATCCTGCCGTTATCGAATATTCAATTGGTTTATCTTTATGCTGTGCTTTGTGACCCttgttttcttttgcttcttcgcTTAGGTTTATATTTTAAGTAGATCGTCAACTGTGTTTTCACTGCAGGTTATGATGAATGCAATGAAGATTCCTTCCAAGAGAAGCTCCTTGGAGAAGAAACTTGATAAACTTATTTTGACTCTTTTTAGTGTTCTCTTCAGCATGTGTCTATTAGGAGCTATAGGCAGGTTCGATTAGTTTCTACAAGCTACCTGCCATTTTAGAGCACTGCGTTATATTCCCATCAGTTTTGAAAATGTTTCTTGGATCTTTGCAGTGGTATCTTCATAAATaagaaatattattatttacgGTTTGAAAGCAGTGCTGATGCACAATCCAATCCTGACAATAAATTTGTGGTAACTAATAGATTTTCTCGACTTGCTGAACCTTCTCATTATTTCTGCTGTTCTTTCTTTGTATTTGTTTCCATTTACTCTTTTGGTTTTTGCACAGGTAGCTGCTTTGACCATGTTCACCTTAATCACTCTCTATTCACCGATTATTCCCATCTCTCTCTATGTTTCTGTTGAGGTAGATCCTAacagtttttgtttgttttttttgttgCGTTATGCAGAATTTTGATTTGAAGTATctttttctcttattcttatCTTTTCTCTGGTTTTCACTTACAGATGATTAAGTTTATTCAGTCCACAAAATTCATCAACAATGATTTACACATGTACCATGCTGAGAGTAACACCCCTGCACAAGCTAGGACATCTAATTTGAACGAGGAACTTGGGCAGGTAATTTTGAGTCAGGGACTAGTATGGTGAAATTGTTTTGCTCGCGGTGCAATATGTGTCCTTATTTTCCCTTAGCTATAATTTGAACTGTCTATGTGTGAATCATTGATCATTGATCTCTATGGGTAGGTGGAATACATATTTTCTGACAAAACTGGAACTCTAACGAGGAACTTGATGGAGTTTTTCAAGTGTTCAATTGGAGGAGAGATATATGGCAGTGGTATTACTGAAATTGAGATGGGAACTGCACAAAGAAGTGGAATGAGAGTTGAGGTAAACAACCTTTAAATAGGTATAAAATATAAACAGATTCATGGCTCAGCATTTTGTTGATTTGGAGAATTGTTATAGGTTCAAAAATCATCCAACAAGGCACGAGAAAAAGGTTTCAATTTTGATGATGCTCGGCTGATGCGAGGTGCCTGGAGGAATGAATCTAATCCTGATGCATGCAAGGTATATGATGGGATTATTATAGTGGAATAAAACCACAAAAATCAGTTGGTTTGCGCCCAAGTCATTGTTTGAACAATGAAAAATCATTAACTTGCTGCTAAACAAAAGACCATAAAGAACTGCTGTTGTAGTactcatcccccccccccctctctctctctctctatatatatatatgcagaaCCTTCTTGTTGTTGTTAACGAAGTTAATGGAAATTAGATATAGCTAAAAGTGTAAGTTACACTGTTTTAGTAAAAATCAAAAACTTCTATTCATTCGCTCGCCTTTGTTTTATGTTCTTTTTTTACTTAGTTATTTCTGTGGCCTTCAGTTGATATTCATATGCAACTCATTGTGTTATTGACCTCCATTCTCTTACTCCCTTCATCTTAATCTGAATGCCCATTTTTCCCGCATTATTAAGAGAAGACTTGaaaatggttgttgtttcattttaCATGGAGAACATGTTGGGGCTATGCATTAAGGAAAAGGTGAACATTTTGTATATGGTTTTGTTTGGGGGGAATATAAAATTTGGTTAGTAACTTTTGGATTTGAATACAAAAGTGCAGTCTGATTTCTTCTTTAGCACTCATAGACATCTAACCTAACAATGACCAAGGTTGTTTGTTCAGGAATTCTTCAGATGCCTTGCAATATGTCATACCGTGCTGCCTGAAGGTGAAGAGACCCCAGAAAAAATACGATATCAGGCAGCTTCTCCTGATGAAGCTGCTCTGGTTGCAGCAGCAAAGAACTTTGGCTTCTTCTTTTACAAGTGCGTGGCTACTTACAATTTTAATTAGACCTATCAGAAAGAAGAAGTAGAATTTCTGTTACATTTATGCTGCTGGAAGTGATACGATTTCATCGTGAATCTGTTTATTATGTGTATCTATGGAAGCTTAGGTGGTAACTAACATAAATTATGTGGCTGGAAGACTTAAGGAGTGTTGTTGTCTTCAAAGTCTAAGTGGTGAAACCAATCACCATTTCATGGAATAGTGCATGTAAACCTATTCTTCTAATCTGATTCTTCTTGTTAATTTCTTCAAGTATGGAAAGAAGAGATTCAAATTGAAAATGAAATATGCTGTTTCTGGTGCTAACTCTTAAGAACATCTATAGATTCTTAACAGAATATTCTGTTACACTAACTACAGGTACTATAAACGCCATCTTGGTGGGAGGTTGAGTTGTTTGTGGTGGGGGTAGGGGATTTTAATTGTAGAATGAATTGAGAAATCTAGTGATGGCGTGAACCAAATTTCTGGTATTTATTTTCTTGAGGTGTCAACTTGTTAATTGCATGCTATTTTTCTCTCGGTGGAAGATTATGTAAGAAATAGTATATTGTCGGTAACAGAAACCGGGTTCAATAAATTATCTGTTAGAACAGTTAGCAAAAGGCATTGTCTGCTAAATACATAGTTATATCAGATTATGGAAAGAGTTAGGGTTGCTTATTTTGTGTCATTGTTACTGCTCGCTCTTCTATTTATTTCTGGTCCTCcattaattttacatttttgcaGGCGTACTCCAACATTGATTTATGTGCGCGAATCACATGTTGAGAAGATGGGAAAGGTTCAAGATATACCCTATGAGATTTTGAATGTCCTTGAATTCAACAGGTCTTTGGACTTTCTAACTTATAATATCTGTTGCCTGCATGATGCTATGAGGTTTGACTGTGATCCTTATTTTTATATTCAGTACGAGAAAGCGTCAGTCTGTTGTATGTCGCTATCCTGATGGCAGATTGGTACTCTATTGCAAGGTAGGCACTTTACAAAGAAAGACTTTTTACTTGGATTACTTCTTAGAATATTATCATAGAGCCTTCTTTTTCACAGGGTGCAGATAATGTTATTTATGAGAGGTTGCATGATGGAGacaatgatttgaaaaaaagaacTAGGGAGCACTTGGAGCAATTTGGTGCTGCTGGACTTCGTACACTTTGCTTGGCTTATAGAGATCTAACCCCAGATGAGTATGAAAGTTGGAATGAAAAATTCATTCAAGCAAAATCTTCTCTTCGAGATCGAGAGAAGAAATTGGATGAGGTGCGTATCAGTAGTTCACACTGCTGTTATATTTTCCAGATCTATTACATTTTGTCtgttttttaatatatttttcctttttcgaGGTGACTTTTAATGATTGTTAATTCATTGTTTGGCACAGTTAAGTTCGTCTTTTCttgggatttctagttttatcGTTATTTACATTGATTGATGGAAGAGATTTGAAAATTTGCTAGTCCCTTTTGGCAAGGGTTGCTCTATTCTGCATGTTTCAAAAGTTCCCTTCATTGTTATCCTTCAGGCTCAAGGTGCCGGACTTAAGTTCCAAAATTGATTTCAAAGTATAATTTGATCTATTCCAGAGAATGGATGATGTAATTAAACTCATTAATAGCTTTTTGGCAACAGTTCGTAGTAGATTTCAAGTATTTGCCCGCTGTTATCAGCTGTTAAGATGCTCTTAAATCTTAAGACTATAAATGGATGGAGGTTGTATATTAAGA contains:
- the LOC107828611 gene encoding phospholipid-transporting ATPase 3 isoform X1, whose translation is MAGGWRGSGSADGTAAMRNRIASSKNIRLGKVQPQAPGHRTVFCNDRDANALTKFKGNSVSTTKYDIITFLPKGLFEQFRRVANLYFLMISILSCTPVSPVSPITNVLPLSLVLLVSLIKEAWEDWKRFQNDLSINNSSIDVLQDQNWVSVPWKKLQVGDIVRVKQDQFFPADLLFLASTNPDGVCYTETANLDGETNLKIRKALEKTWDYVTPDKVSEFKGEVQCEQPNNSLYTFAGNLIIQKQTLPLGPNQLLLRGCSLRNTQYIVGAVIFSGHETKVMMNAMKIPSKRSSLEKKLDKLILTLFSVLFSMCLLGAIGSGIFINKKYYYLRFESSADAQSNPDNKFVVAALTMFTLITLYSPIIPISLYVSVEMIKFIQSTKFINNDLHMYHAESNTPAQARTSNLNEELGQVEYIFSDKTGTLTRNLMEFFKCSIGGEIYGSGITEIEMGTAQRSGMRVEVQKSSNKAREKGFNFDDARLMRGAWRNESNPDACKEFFRCLAICHTVLPEGEETPEKIRYQAASPDEAALVAAAKNFGFFFYKRTPTLIYVRESHVEKMGKVQDIPYEILNVLEFNSTRKRQSVVCRYPDGRLVLYCKGADNVIYERLHDGDNDLKKRTREHLEQFGAAGLRTLCLAYRDLTPDEYESWNEKFIQAKSSLRDREKKLDEVAELIEKDLVLIGCTAIEDKLQEGVPACIETLSRAGIKIWVLTGDKLETAINIAYACNLINNSMKQFVISSETDEIREVEDRGDQVELARFMKDTVKNELRKCNDEAQEFLHSASGPKLALVIDGKCLMYALDPSLRVMLLNLSLNCSAVVCCRVSPLQKAQVTSLVRKGAQRITLSIGDGANDVSMIQAAHVGVGISGQEGMQAVMSSDFAIAQFRFLTDLLLVHGRWSYLRICKVVTYFFYKNLMFTLTQFWFTFRTGFSGQRFYDDWFQSLYNVIFTALPVIILGLFEKDVSASLSKKYPELYREGIRNTFFKWRVVATWAFFAVYQSLVLYNFVISSSTKGMNSSGRMFGLWDVSTMAYTCVVVTVNLRLLMMCNTITRWHHISVGGSILLWFIFVFIYSGIHLHKEQEGIHLVIFVLMGTFYFYLTLLLVPVAALFVDFLYQGAQRWFFPYDYQIVQEIHKHEIDNSRVGLLEIRNELSPDEARGYALMQLPGQKSKHTGFAFDSPGYESFFASQAGVLAPQKAWDVARRASMKTRPKAPRKS
- the LOC107828611 gene encoding phospholipid-transporting ATPase 3 isoform X2, with the translated sequence MISILSCTPVSPVSPITNVLPLSLVLLVSLIKEAWEDWKRFQNDLSINNSSIDVLQDQNWVSVPWKKLQVGDIVRVKQDQFFPADLLFLASTNPDGVCYTETANLDGETNLKIRKALEKTWDYVTPDKVSEFKGEVQCEQPNNSLYTFAGNLIIQKQTLPLGPNQLLLRGCSLRNTQYIVGAVIFSGHETKVMMNAMKIPSKRSSLEKKLDKLILTLFSVLFSMCLLGAIGSGIFINKKYYYLRFESSADAQSNPDNKFVVAALTMFTLITLYSPIIPISLYVSVEMIKFIQSTKFINNDLHMYHAESNTPAQARTSNLNEELGQVEYIFSDKTGTLTRNLMEFFKCSIGGEIYGSGITEIEMGTAQRSGMRVEVQKSSNKAREKGFNFDDARLMRGAWRNESNPDACKEFFRCLAICHTVLPEGEETPEKIRYQAASPDEAALVAAAKNFGFFFYKRTPTLIYVRESHVEKMGKVQDIPYEILNVLEFNSTRKRQSVVCRYPDGRLVLYCKGADNVIYERLHDGDNDLKKRTREHLEQFGAAGLRTLCLAYRDLTPDEYESWNEKFIQAKSSLRDREKKLDEVAELIEKDLVLIGCTAIEDKLQEGVPACIETLSRAGIKIWVLTGDKLETAINIAYACNLINNSMKQFVISSETDEIREVEDRGDQVELARFMKDTVKNELRKCNDEAQEFLHSASGPKLALVIDGKCLMYALDPSLRVMLLNLSLNCSAVVCCRVSPLQKAQVTSLVRKGAQRITLSIGDGANDVSMIQAAHVGVGISGQEGMQAVMSSDFAIAQFRFLTDLLLVHGRWSYLRICKVVTYFFYKNLMFTLTQFWFTFRTGFSGQRFYDDWFQSLYNVIFTALPVIILGLFEKDVSASLSKKYPELYREGIRNTFFKWRVVATWAFFAVYQSLVLYNFVISSSTKGMNSSGRMFGLWDVSTMAYTCVVVTVNLRLLMMCNTITRWHHISVGGSILLWFIFVFIYSGIHLHKEQEGIHLVIFVLMGTFYFYLTLLLVPVAALFVDFLYQGAQRWFFPYDYQIVQEIHKHEIDNSRVGLLEIRNELSPDEARGYALMQLPGQKSKHTGFAFDSPGYESFFASQAGVLAPQKAWDVARRASMKTRPKAPRKS